The DNA sequence ttggtggttacgtgctattgacgtatcccgtcggtacgagccggagtatgaccagcggccggagtatgaccggttcggccgatcgggaggatatagtaacacgtcggtacgacagccggagtatgaccagcagccggagtatgaccggttcgaccgatcaggttgttacgtgtcaatagtaccgtccctatgaacattcagaactcagtaccatgttggacatggcagtagtggctcagtaccatgttggacatggcagtagcgggactcagtatcgtgttggacacggcagttagtattatgtatgagtattattatgcttttcttactgagtctgtcgactcacagtttatgttcatgtgtaggtaaaggcaaggctatagctgatggaccgtgagcgagcttatgagattgtacatgtcggggcggttaggcctggaacgtacgatcctcgggacagcaaggctgagtttttttgtaactggtcgttagacgacttttattttgatgtaacagttatacagttaaacttttgtaaatgattttataaatcgggatcccgagacttttgtaatatggtttataagtttaattaaagagcaaaattttaattaatcacgtttttccataaacctcgttgattagcaacgagctgcacagtacgttcaaaaatcacgtaatacgcctaagttagttagggtgttacaacctCAGAGGTGAAGCGAGAGTCCCTGAGGTGATTCATCTCGATTGAGGTCTTCGGAACTCGCCTTTTGTGCACCATTCACTGGCCCCATCCTCTCCAAACCTATGAATGGTCTTACATTTCTCCAAATTATGTTATGATATTTTGTTGTGTTTTCTTATTATGGTAtgctttatattatttttctaagagTATGTTGTGTTGTAGTTTGTGTTCACGTGTTTATTAGTAACTTTAGTTAGTATTGAGTCATGTCTTCCACAGTACTCTTAaaagcatgcatgcatgcatggtgTTAAAGGGTATTCTCTATCCCTAGTATCAtgtaatctctttttttttattaatattattaatgatgatcttatatatatatatctaagtgCAATTTAAAACTTTAGAGATTAATCTATCAATTATGTTGAAGAAATGTACTGTgctctttcttttttaaatcaCTATGCTTTTGAACTACTGTATTATTATCTTTTCTTcaatatactttttttatttttttaaaaaaaaagtaatattacACATCAGATCATTTAATTTGGAGACTATATAGACTATAGCCTATCCAGTAatatctatattacttattcatGGTGTATATTCACTCTCTAACGTGAGTATATTACTTTTGCATGAAAAATATGTGAGATTACACTATATACATTCATGGATATGGAAAATGACATTATTTCTGATTCGAAAGGGAAAAGGgaaaatgacattattattattattattattattattattattattattattattattattattattattattattattttggaaGGGAATTAATACAATGACGTACGGGACTAAATCATCTTTATCTGGAGATTTCTTATGTGGTAATAAAATCTGGGcgatcataaaaaatatatgctctccaaatgaaaaaagagaagaaaattaaacattaattaTTCCTGTGATTAATTGTGttgtttccaaaaaaaaaaaaacctataatactaaaaaaaaattgacaacaTCACAAGATTAaaaatttacattatttatctaattaccataacaatatttatttatctaaaatCTTTATGACTAATAAGATATGATACTATGTTTGAGTTCACTAAAGACTATTACAAAACTATGTTTGATTTATGGTAAACATAGATGTTGCtttaaaagaaaacaataaatCTTGATATTGGGCCTAGATACATAGTTAGATTATGGCCCAAAATAGGCCAACCAATTGACTAGcctatatacatttatatttaactacagcctatatattaaattaaattcttgtgTTAGTTTCATAAATAACTACACCAACCACACCACCTACAAGTGTACAAATATGAGGACCTCACAATGGAAAAATTAAACAACTAAAAGTAAGTACTTATAAAAAGTTATTGATCTCACTCTCATTCAACTTCTTTCTATAGTGTCATTTGGTAGAGTTTTGGTGGATGAATCAATCTCACTCTCACTCACTTGGATAGTCTTGTAAGTCTCCTATTACAATTATAAAGGTATGTCTTATTAACACAATATCTTATTTTGACAGCATGTGCTTATCTTTTACTTACCATATAAATAGAGTCTAATATTGAGTCATGGATTCAAAGCATGTTCATTCTATGGTTATTACATATGATACAATAACATAGATAAGTATATATTATCCAAGAGACAATCTTCATAACAAAAGAAGTGTTAAACTAAAAGAAGTGATTGTGttgtttctaaaaaaaaaaaactataatactaaaaaaaaatgataacatCACAAGATTAAAAGATTGCATTATTTATCTAATTTATGAAAATAGATAGAATATTTACTGATGAATATTTAATTACCGTCACAATAGTTGAACGTGTtaactaatataaaatttatttttcataaaatcttTATGACCAATAAGATGTGATACTATGTTTGAGTTCACTAGAGACTATTACAAAACCATGTTTCATTTATGTAAACATAGATGTTGCTGTAAAAGAGAACAATAAATCTTGGTATTGGGCCTTGATATTGGGCCTTGAAAACAATAAATCTTTTACTTACCACATAAATGGAGTCCAACTATATTGAGTCATGGATTCAAAGCATGTTCATTCTATGGttattacataatatatatttttataaatgtagGATTTTTTTTAGGTAAGagcattatttttgtttttttgtttttttgtacatatgagagcattttttttaatatttcaattGGTTAATTAATGAAAGTGCATGAAATTACAATAGAACGTATATGAAAATAGTATGTTTTTTTAGGTAAATTTGTTCTTCACTGTTTGCAATACCATTGACTATGAGACTTAGTACAACAATAAAGATTACTGTTAGTAGTCAAAACAGAAAAGCTTAAATTTTGTGTCAAATATTTAAGGAAAGTCATCAACTTCATTAACTTTAATATGTAAGTTAATGTGTTTTCATCATACACTTGAATGACTAATATTCATTTTATTGAATTATTAGGAAAAGTATGACGGACGTAGATATTGCCTCCAACTCTCACTGGCAAGAAATTTTGGACACACTTCAACTATCCAAATCAGTTGCAGAAATAGATACTCATGATATTGAAGGGAAAGAGATGGTAAGTCTAAAAATGTGGGAGGCATTCTATTATACTTACGCAAGATGGAAAGGTTTCAGTCCTAGAATTGACGATACAAAATCCAGGAAAAGTGATGGAGAAATATACATTCGACGATGGGTTTGTAACAAAGAAGGTTTTCGGAACGAGAAATTTTTGAACATGCCAGATAGGAAGAAGCGACCAAAAGAAATAACACGTTGTGGGTGTCAAGCTGCGTTACGAATCCTTCGGTTACAAAAAACAAATCTTTGGCGGTGTCAAGAATTTGTACCATTTCATAATCATGATTTGGTAATACCATCACAAATGCAATTCACTCGGGCAAACCGCGAGGTTCCTGAAGCAGTAGCTGCACAAGTAATTAGCATGAATAGATGTGGTATCAAAACTTCTTCCGTTGTAGCACATATTGCCCTACAATCTGGAGGGTATGACAATCTTCCTTTCCAACTAAGAGATGTGTACAACAAAGTGGCTAGTTTAAGAAAGCAAGAGAACATATCAAGTGATGCAGAAGGTACATTGGGTTTCTTAGACGGCTTATCATCAATGGATCCTGAATTTTACGTCGAGTACAAGATTGATGACGAAAATCGATTAGCATTCCTTTTTTGGGCTGATGGTATGAGTAGAAGAGACTACATGTTATTCGGGGAAGCTATTGCTTTTGATACAACATACCGCACCAATAAGTATAATAAGCCATTGACTGTAGTTGTTGGCGTCAATCACCATTTTGAAACTTGTGTGTTCGGTTGCGCAGTTTTACTTGATGAGACGGAAGACGCTTATATTTGGTTCTTGAGGGTGTTCCTTGATTGCATGGGCAACAAAAAACCAAAAGTAGTCCTCACTGATAATGATGAAAGGATGGGATTCACAATCAGACATTTGTTACGAGACTCTACCCATCGACTTTGTGCATGGCATCTAGGGAACAATGCCACAAAGAATATTAAGATTCCAGATTTCAACAAAGGCTTCTTTGACTTAATATACAACTACTACACAGTGGAAGAGTTTGAAGAAAAATGGGCCGCTTTGTTGGCACAGTTCGGCCTTGAAGAAAATTCTTGGTGTCGTACTAAATACAACACACGTGGTCAATGGGCAGAGACGTTCTTAAGAGGGGTTTTCTATGGAGGCATGCGAACAACCCAAAGATGTGAGTCTATGAACAATGTACTCAAGAGATTCTTACTTGCTAATTACAGTTTACGAGAGTTTGTTTCACAAATTAC is a window from the Cannabis sativa cultivar Pink pepper isolate KNU-18-1 chromosome 1, ASM2916894v1, whole genome shotgun sequence genome containing:
- the LOC133033848 gene encoding protein FAR1-RELATED SEQUENCE 5-like, translated to MTKTKSISKNLFPTTNSCYGSAKNYSPDAHVCPMNLGTPSSICKKSPPSSSRSRRYRSQATEPCSNCVMLQSTLNSVNASKNKCADLLDEARKRIIELASTMYQQNKLQGQGSDQVKTVEAFLEAANDYLLSFGRVLVDESISLSLTWIVLKSMTDVDIASNSHWQEILDTLQLSKSVAEIDTHDIEGKEMVSLKMWEAFYYTYARWKGFSPRIDDTKSRKSDGEIYIRRWVCNKEGFRNEKFLNMPDRKKRPKEITRCGCQAALRILRLQKTNLWRCQEFVPFHNHDLVIPSQMQFTRANREVPEAVAAQVISMNRCGIKTSSVVAHIALQSGGYDNLPFQLRDVYNKVASLRKQENISSDAEGTLGFLDGLSSMDPEFYVEYKIDDENRLAFLFWADGMSRRDYMLFGEAIAFDTTYRTNKYNKPLTVVVGVNHHFETCVFGCAVLLDETEDAYIWFLRVFLDCMGNKKPKVVLTDNDERMGFTIRHLLRDSTHRLCAWHLGNNATKNIKIPDFNKGFFDLIYNYYTVEEFEEKWAALLAQFGLEENSWCRTKYNTRGQWAETFLRGVFYGGMRTTQRCESMNNVLKRFLLANYSLREFVSQITHAIGTMRHNEAAKDFKSMHTVPHIPAGKTDFLQTYYKQATAIFTRNIYYKVKEQIEEEQPYSISHREDQGDSYLFSLARFQYGTIRHRVLYNKEKNELNCSCLLFESDGIPCKHIWCVMKSLDIRVIPESLILTRWRKDVKTSSSTQVGEHSSEHQKMTQLSRFGALNAYSNSMNFFASHSEATFQMAKMELEKLNTIFRASYEEGHNSQNSQPTTTYRDNPNIIQDPVTVRTKGMASTNSRKGTNDGVQGGRQCTLCGGRDHNKRTCREGQGSKTHTRP